The following coding sequences lie in one Phaenicophaeus curvirostris isolate KB17595 chromosome 5, BPBGC_Pcur_1.0, whole genome shotgun sequence genomic window:
- the FAM181A gene encoding protein FAM181A has protein sequence MASDSEVKTLLNFVNLASSDIKAALDKSAPCRRSVDHRKYLQKQLKRFSQKYSRIPRCHPSKLPECGWRRGAEDRGRGPQPEAPDPGPHGGATTGKALRAAEAEESLAGERLLPEPNPEAAQPDQVPMRKRQLPASFWEEPRPAQTLRARAFPAGPDVLLAPRDSPPYEGKKSKRRVEAAGPESPPEPALHAVDKDPAGVLSGRVGTWTCCPFPCPGPGVFQPPGTLPLSPFPGLGLWRKSAAALPAEVPHFCKEADGTGQKLYKPVVLKPIPTKPTVPPPIFNVFGYL, from the coding sequence ATGGCATCAGACAGCGAGGTAAAAACTCTGCTGAACTTCGTCAACCTGGCCTCCAGCGACATCAAAGCGGCTCTGGATAAATCGGCTCCTTGTCGCCGGTCGGTCGACCACAGAAAATACTTGCAGAAGCAGCTCAAGCGGTTTTCTCAGAAGTACTCCCGGATCCCGCGGTGCCACCCCAGCAAGCTCCCGGAGTGTGGCTGGCGCAGGGGGGCAGAGGACCGTGGCCGTGGCCCCCAGCCCGAGGCACCTGATCCCGGTCCCCATGGTGGGGCCACCACCGGGAAGGCGCTGCGGGCAGCTGAGGCGGAGGAGAGCCTTGCCGGGGAACGGCTTCTGCCTGAGCCAAACCCCGAGGCCGCCCAGCCAGACCAGGTGCCCATGAGGAAGCGACAGCTTCCCGCCTCCTTCTGGGAAGAACCACGGCCAGCCCAGACCTTGCGGGCCAGAGCCTTCCCAGCTGGCCCTGACGTGCTCCTGGCTCCCCGAGATTCTCCTCCCTAcgaggggaagaaaagcaaacgGAGAGTGGAGGCTGCCGGCCCAGAGAGCCCTCCTGAGCCTGCCCTGCATGCCGTGGACAAGGACCCTGCTGGAGTCCTCTCAGGCCGCGTGGGCACCTGGACTTGCTGCCCTTTCCCCTGCCCTGGGCCGGGGGTGTTCCAGCCCCCCGGCACGCTGCCCCTGTCACCCTTcccggggctggggctgtggagGAAGAGTGCGGCTGCGCTGCCGGCGGAGGTGCCGCACTTCTGCAAGGAGGCTGATGGCACAGGGCAGAAACTCTACAAGCCCGTAGTTTTGAAACCCATCCCCACCAAGCCAACCGTTCCCCCGCCAATCTTCAACGTTTTTGGCTATCTTTAG